The following DNA comes from Alienimonas californiensis.
AAGTCCTGCCGACTCGCGTCGCCCGCGTGCGAACCTGGATTGACGACGTCCTAGCCAGCGAAGCCCGCCCGTCGGCGGCGATAATCGCTGAGCAGTTCCTCGAACCGCTGCTCGAACAGATCGGTTGGGACTTGGGGTTCGAGACTGCCGAGTGCCTGCGCGGGCGGCTCGGACTCGACGGGGCGGTGCTAACGCTCCAAACGCTGGCGGAGGAATTCGGACTGTCACGCGAGCGGATCCGTCAACTCACGGCCCGCGCCAGCGACGTGCTCGGCGTCCGCTGGCCGGAGGCCCGGCACCTGCTGGACGACTTCTACGAACATTTTCGCCCATATGCGGACGCCGCCGACGCGGCGGCCCTTGTCGGCCGCACCATGGACTTACTGTTTAATGTGGAGGTCAGCGGGGACGAGACGCCCGAAGAGGTCTTAGAGAAATGGCGCAAGGTCGGGCGGAGTCGTTGTACGCCCTTCACCACGGACGAACTGCTGTCCTGGGCCGCCGGAGCTTGTCCGGGGGTGAAGCCGGAAATCGCGCGGGGTTGGATCGACGCGGCGTGTCCCGCCCTTCCCTCCGGAGGTCTCTACGCAGAAGCGGGCGAAACCCTGCACTTCACGGAGGAACCCCTCGACCGGTTGCTGGTCCGACTGATTCAAAGCGACGAGCCCATGCACCTCCGGGATGCCGCCGCTTTGGTCGAGTCGGAAGAACGGAGCCTTAAAGGCAGACTTGACCGCGACCTACGGTTCCTCCGCGACGAATTCGGTCGTGTCGCCCCTTCCGGGCGTTACCGCTTGAGCCGTCGCGGAGATCTTTGGGAGATCTCGCTGCCGGCTGTCGAGGGATCTGCCAGTTCCGGGCGGACGATGTCGCTGGAAGCGCTACGAACGCTCATCCTCTCGGGACTCAGTAGCCGCGGTATTCATGACGCGACGGCGTGGGGCGTGCATCGGTTCGCCCAGGAGACGCTGCGGCGACTGTTCGGCGTCACGCTGCCGCCGGGTCTCGATCAGTTCTTGCTCGCCGACGTTCTTGTGCAGGAGTCAGGCGGCGACGTCCGCCCGATGCGGCGACGTCGGTTGCGTTGGAACGAGGCCGGGGGGACGGCGACGGCCCTCGGCAAGCGAGGCTGGGTCTGCCGAACGGTCGCTGAGGCCGGCGGTCCGGTGACGCTCGGCGAAATTGGCGTTCGGCTCGCTCGCTACTATCAAGATTACGAGCCGTACGTGATCGGACAGTTGCCGAGCGCCTTCGAAGGACGGGACGACGAGGAGGGCGAGAATCCGCACGCCATTCGATTCGAGGGGGCCGGCCCCCTGCCCACCGTCGCGGTTCCGGAGGGATGGACGTTCGACACGGCACAGATGAACGTCTCGCCGGGCGTGCTGAAAGCCGCATATAAAGCGTCGAGCCGGCGGTTCAACAGTTCCGACCAAGTCCCCGCATGGTTCGAGGAATTGCTGAAGGAGGTTCGGCTCGGGCACGTCGCGGAGCCAACGGAGGCGGTCGAAGACGAAATACCGCCCGCTGAAGAAGTGCCGCCGAACGAGCCGGCCCCCGATCACGCCTTTTCGCCGCCGTCTCCCCAACCGCTCTCAACGGAAGAGCTCGATGAAGCGTTAGCGGGTCTCTTTTGAAGACTCGGTACAGATCGGTCGCTCAAACCTCGCCTGAACTGCTCCGGGGGCCGACGGCGCTCACGAGAGCTCTCCGCGAACGCATCGCAGCGGCAGACGGCTACCGCCGGGCGGTGGCCTTTTTCGACAGCGGAGTCTTTGCCGTCG
Coding sequences within:
- a CDS encoding sigma factor-like helix-turn-helix DNA-binding protein, with protein sequence MLPEDQYRQLRNRLLDVADDVLLDRSLREWAAPHDRLQLAPSLCDRPLREVFNLKFQWLAARRGVDDEQIVSFLMLLRQVVREAESSVDSPSVGELEDWQHAGAVRYDHLRAELAGHIAPEQLDRPLRDWSNSGDTHLPKALVDQPLSEVLRSDFLDLTAPREIGRRRAEKFLDLLERAIKTEPGVGHPDDSLDDPAAAYERVRRQLLSLADQTVLARALRSWPRFYRAGLSLCFADPPISDLLSDSYADHALKNGVGPLRLEKFIEVLEELCLEVAVRDQLAFTDGLGEEETDAAPVRGETPLEVVFEALTEVEESAKAESSTTEKVEASSSPPSTAEVRTRLPQSPERLDESAWRHIHDLFVRHHLAPQPVGRFAVSLAELPRTRWRDPIGEYTGQPLEEFRDAPGVGPTRFRQIADILLRVAAPLDQPLAVEDPREGLTVQVLPTRVARVRTWIDDVLASEARPSAAIIAEQFLEPLLEQIGWDLGFETAECLRGRLGLDGAVLTLQTLAEEFGLSRERIRQLTARASDVLGVRWPEARHLLDDFYEHFRPYADAADAAALVGRTMDLLFNVEVSGDETPEEVLEKWRKVGRSRCTPFTTDELLSWAAGACPGVKPEIARGWIDAACPALPSGGLYAEAGETLHFTEEPLDRLLVRLIQSDEPMHLRDAAALVESEERSLKGRLDRDLRFLRDEFGRVAPSGRYRLSRRGDLWEISLPAVEGSASSGRTMSLEALRTLILSGLSSRGIHDATAWGVHRFAQETLRRLFGVTLPPGLDQFLLADVLVQESGGDVRPMRRRRLRWNEAGGTATALGKRGWVCRTVAEAGGPVTLGEIGVRLARYYQDYEPYVIGQLPSAFEGRDDEEGENPHAIRFEGAGPLPTVAVPEGWTFDTAQMNVSPGVLKAAYKASSRRFNSSDQVPAWFEELLKEVRLGHVAEPTEAVEDEIPPAEEVPPNEPAPDHAFSPPSPQPLSTEELDEALAGLF